One genomic window of Anoplolepis gracilipes chromosome 5, ASM4749672v1, whole genome shotgun sequence includes the following:
- the Dbo gene encoding kelch-like protein diablo isoform X2 codes for MVLQIDSVWGWASPPLRLQLAGGTRGASGRAAVGAPSSQRMGEIVVERAPSPARLSHTSEKHPRATLTELNVLRRHRELCDVVLNVGSRKIFAHRVILSACSPYFRAMFTGELAESRQTEVTIRDIDEMAMELLIDFCYTSHIIVEEANVQTLLPAACLLQLAEIQDICCEFLKRQLDPSNCLGIRAFADTHSCRELLRIADKFTQHNFQEVMESEEFLLLPVGQLVDIISSDELNVRTEEQVFSAVMNWVKYNVTERRQHLSQVLQHVRLPLLSPKFLVGTVGSDLLVRSDDACRDLVDEAKNYLLLPQERPLMQGPRTRPRKPTRRGEVLFAVGGWCSGDAIASVERFDPNTADWKMVAPMSKRRCGVGVAVLNDLLYAVGGHDGQSYLNSIERYDPQTNQWSCDVAPTTSCRTSVGVAVLDGFLYAVGGQDGVQCLNHVERYDPKENKWSKVSPMTTRRLGVAVAVLGGYLYAIGGSDGQSPLNTVERYDPRQNKWSQVSPMSTRRKHLGCAVFNNLIYAVGGRDDCMELSSAERYNPHTNSWSPIVAMTSRRSGVGLAVVNGQLYAVGGFDGTAYLKTIEVYDPEQNQWKLCGCMNYRRLGGGVGVMRAPQTENYIW; via the exons ATGGTGTTGCAGATAGATTCCGTGTGGGGCTGGGCGTCACCCCCGCTGCGCCTCCAGCTGGCCGGGGGGACCAGGGGTGCCTCGGGGAGAGCAGCTGTGGGTGCCCCATCCTCGCAGAGGATGGGTGAGATAGTTGTAGAACGCGCTCCTTCCCCAGCACGCCTCAGTCATACTTCTGAGAAGCATCCTCGTGCAACTTTAACCGAGCTTAATGTTCTTCGGCGTCATCGGGAACTGTGCGATGTCGTTCTCAATGTTGGCtccagaaaaatatttgcacatCGTGTCATTCTCTCAGCATGTAGCCCATACTTCAG ggCAATGTTTACTGGGGAGTTGGCGGAATCTAGACAAACTGAAGTAACAATACGCGACATAGACGAGATGGCTATGGAATTACTCATAGACTTTTGTTACACTTCTCACATTATCGTCGAAGAAGCAAATGTTCAAACTCTCCTTCCAGCAGCGTGCCTTCTTCAATTAGCAGAAATTCAAGATATATGTTGCGAATTTCTCAAACGCCAATTAGATCCGTCAAATTGCTTGGGTATCCGAGCATTTGCGGATACTCATTCGTGCCGCGAACTTCTGCGTATTGCCGATAAGTTCACTCAACATAATTTTCAAGAG GTAATGGAGAGTGaagaatttttgttattaccTGTTGGTCAATTGGTGGACATTATTTCATCCGACGAATTAAATGTACGTACGGAGGAGCAAGTATTTAGCGCCGTGATGAATTGGGTCAAATATAATGTCACGGAGAGACGACAGCATCTATCTCAAGTTCTGCAGCACGTGCGATTGCCGCTACTTAGTCCGAAGTTTTTAGTCGGTACCGTCGGATCCGATTTATTAGTTCGTTCTGATGACGCTTGCAGAGACTTGGTGGATGAAGCGAAGAATTATCTCCTTCTACCGCAAGAAAGACCATTGATGCAGGGACCTAGAACGAGACCCAGAAAACCTACAAGACGAGGAGAGGTGTTGTTCGCTGTTGGTGGATGGTGTTCGGGTGACGCCATCGCTAGCGTCGAAAGATTTGATCCTAATACTGCCGATTGGAAAATGGTCGCACCCATGAGCAAACGAAGATGCGGAGTGGGCGTAGCGGTATTAAATGATCTATTATACGCGGTCGGCGGACATGACGGACAAAGCTATTTAAATAGCATTGAACGATATGATCCACAAACGAATCAGTGGTCTTGTGATGTTGCTCCTACCACTTCCTGCAGAACCAGTGTAGGTGTCGCAGTGTTAGATGGATTTCTGTATGCAGTTGGAGGTCAGGATGGAGTACAATGCCTTAATCATGTGGAAAG ATATGAtcctaaagaaaataaatggtCTAAAGTGTCGCCAATGACTACCAGAAGATTAGGAGTGGCGGTTGCTGTACTCGGAGGTTATTTATATGCCATCGGTGGATCTGATGGACAATCACCCCTCAACACAGTAGAAAGATATGATCCAAGACAAAATAAATGGTCCCAAGTCTCACCGATGTCTACAAGACGTAAGCATTTAGGCTGTGctgtatttaataatctaatttatgCTGTGGGAGGACGAGACGATTGTATGGAGCTCTCCAGTGCGGAACGTTACAACCCCCATACAAATTCCTGGAGCCCTATAGTAGCAATGACATCTAGGAGAAGTGGA GTGGGTTTGGCAGTAGTAAATGGTCAATTGTACGCGGTGGGCGGATTCGACGGAACAGCGTATCTGAAAACAATCGAAGTATATGATCCGGAACAGAATCAATGGAAGCTATGTGGTTGTATGAATTACAGGAGACTTGGCGGAGGCGTGGGAGTAATGCGAGCCCCACAAACTGAGAATTACATTTGGTAG
- the Dbo gene encoding kelch-like protein diablo isoform X1, whose protein sequence is MQKRRAESKSSSVTTLLLISSGDSGESKIDSVWGWASPPLRLQLAGGTRGASGRAAVGAPSSQRMGEIVVERAPSPARLSHTSEKHPRATLTELNVLRRHRELCDVVLNVGSRKIFAHRVILSACSPYFRAMFTGELAESRQTEVTIRDIDEMAMELLIDFCYTSHIIVEEANVQTLLPAACLLQLAEIQDICCEFLKRQLDPSNCLGIRAFADTHSCRELLRIADKFTQHNFQEVMESEEFLLLPVGQLVDIISSDELNVRTEEQVFSAVMNWVKYNVTERRQHLSQVLQHVRLPLLSPKFLVGTVGSDLLVRSDDACRDLVDEAKNYLLLPQERPLMQGPRTRPRKPTRRGEVLFAVGGWCSGDAIASVERFDPNTADWKMVAPMSKRRCGVGVAVLNDLLYAVGGHDGQSYLNSIERYDPQTNQWSCDVAPTTSCRTSVGVAVLDGFLYAVGGQDGVQCLNHVERYDPKENKWSKVSPMTTRRLGVAVAVLGGYLYAIGGSDGQSPLNTVERYDPRQNKWSQVSPMSTRRKHLGCAVFNNLIYAVGGRDDCMELSSAERYNPHTNSWSPIVAMTSRRSGVGLAVVNGQLYAVGGFDGTAYLKTIEVYDPEQNQWKLCGCMNYRRLGGGVGVMRAPQTENYIW, encoded by the exons ATGCAAAAACGGCGAGCCGAAAGCAAGTCGAGTTCAGTGACAACTCTCTTGTTGATATCGTCTGGCGATTCCGGAGAAAGCAAA ATAGATTCCGTGTGGGGCTGGGCGTCACCCCCGCTGCGCCTCCAGCTGGCCGGGGGGACCAGGGGTGCCTCGGGGAGAGCAGCTGTGGGTGCCCCATCCTCGCAGAGGATGGGTGAGATAGTTGTAGAACGCGCTCCTTCCCCAGCACGCCTCAGTCATACTTCTGAGAAGCATCCTCGTGCAACTTTAACCGAGCTTAATGTTCTTCGGCGTCATCGGGAACTGTGCGATGTCGTTCTCAATGTTGGCtccagaaaaatatttgcacatCGTGTCATTCTCTCAGCATGTAGCCCATACTTCAG ggCAATGTTTACTGGGGAGTTGGCGGAATCTAGACAAACTGAAGTAACAATACGCGACATAGACGAGATGGCTATGGAATTACTCATAGACTTTTGTTACACTTCTCACATTATCGTCGAAGAAGCAAATGTTCAAACTCTCCTTCCAGCAGCGTGCCTTCTTCAATTAGCAGAAATTCAAGATATATGTTGCGAATTTCTCAAACGCCAATTAGATCCGTCAAATTGCTTGGGTATCCGAGCATTTGCGGATACTCATTCGTGCCGCGAACTTCTGCGTATTGCCGATAAGTTCACTCAACATAATTTTCAAGAG GTAATGGAGAGTGaagaatttttgttattaccTGTTGGTCAATTGGTGGACATTATTTCATCCGACGAATTAAATGTACGTACGGAGGAGCAAGTATTTAGCGCCGTGATGAATTGGGTCAAATATAATGTCACGGAGAGACGACAGCATCTATCTCAAGTTCTGCAGCACGTGCGATTGCCGCTACTTAGTCCGAAGTTTTTAGTCGGTACCGTCGGATCCGATTTATTAGTTCGTTCTGATGACGCTTGCAGAGACTTGGTGGATGAAGCGAAGAATTATCTCCTTCTACCGCAAGAAAGACCATTGATGCAGGGACCTAGAACGAGACCCAGAAAACCTACAAGACGAGGAGAGGTGTTGTTCGCTGTTGGTGGATGGTGTTCGGGTGACGCCATCGCTAGCGTCGAAAGATTTGATCCTAATACTGCCGATTGGAAAATGGTCGCACCCATGAGCAAACGAAGATGCGGAGTGGGCGTAGCGGTATTAAATGATCTATTATACGCGGTCGGCGGACATGACGGACAAAGCTATTTAAATAGCATTGAACGATATGATCCACAAACGAATCAGTGGTCTTGTGATGTTGCTCCTACCACTTCCTGCAGAACCAGTGTAGGTGTCGCAGTGTTAGATGGATTTCTGTATGCAGTTGGAGGTCAGGATGGAGTACAATGCCTTAATCATGTGGAAAG ATATGAtcctaaagaaaataaatggtCTAAAGTGTCGCCAATGACTACCAGAAGATTAGGAGTGGCGGTTGCTGTACTCGGAGGTTATTTATATGCCATCGGTGGATCTGATGGACAATCACCCCTCAACACAGTAGAAAGATATGATCCAAGACAAAATAAATGGTCCCAAGTCTCACCGATGTCTACAAGACGTAAGCATTTAGGCTGTGctgtatttaataatctaatttatgCTGTGGGAGGACGAGACGATTGTATGGAGCTCTCCAGTGCGGAACGTTACAACCCCCATACAAATTCCTGGAGCCCTATAGTAGCAATGACATCTAGGAGAAGTGGA GTGGGTTTGGCAGTAGTAAATGGTCAATTGTACGCGGTGGGCGGATTCGACGGAACAGCGTATCTGAAAACAATCGAAGTATATGATCCGGAACAGAATCAATGGAAGCTATGTGGTTGTATGAATTACAGGAGACTTGGCGGAGGCGTGGGAGTAATGCGAGCCCCACAAACTGAGAATTACATTTGGTAG
- the LOC140666115 gene encoding uncharacterized protein yields the protein MEEFKLIDLQDCLQKDITVLEPSCWRCYKGADKGKLISPCECMKCTQFIHVHCLEILIITDNVLYCPCCLVRYQLETRGKLLLECCRDRKKLLQMLRKIRDFLFKIPIYIFFNFFLVSLIVYLIMSGNIWYLKSVMIICLYLFFNFIYMRMSTVSYWSKRIFEFYHQWYKSIQECDLNS from the exons atggaaGAATTTAAACTGATCGATTTGCAGGACTGCTTGCAAAAGGATATTACTGTGTTAGAACCTTCATGCTGGCGTTGTTATAAAG GTGCGGATAAAGGCAAACTTATATCTCCGTGTGAGTGTATGAAATGTACACAATTCATACACGTTCATTGTCtagagatattaataattactgatAATGTACTTTACTGCCCATGTTGCTTGGTTCGATATCAGTTAGAGACAAGaggcaaattattattagag TGTTGCAGAGACAGGAAGAAATTGCTTCAGATGCTTCGAAAAATTcgtgattttctttttaaaataccaatttatatattcttcaacTTCTTTTTGGTTAGCCTAATCGTTTATTTGATCATGTCTGGTAATATCTGGTATCTCAAATCCGTTATGATCATctgtttatatcttttttttaatttcatttatatgagAATGAGCACAGTAAGTTATTGGAGTAAGAG aatatttgaattttatcatcAATGGTATAAAAGCATTCAAGAATGTGACTTGAACTCGTAA
- the LOC140666040 gene encoding uncharacterized protein: MLDDQYCHILDQRSESSKDTSSNSIMKTVTHTCHVPGIADLSADESIEDIAESVDELREKLANMKKLMEERKGTTLGEISARKRKETSDIIDGNFLSWIFGSVLLVIVSVSFYAFYNLYHAVLKKFPSHHTEL; the protein is encoded by the exons ATGCTGGATGATCAATACTGTCACATTTTGGACCAAAGATCGGAATCAAGTAAGGACACATCGTCTAACAGCATCATGAAAACTGTGACACACACCTGCCACGTGCCAGGTATCGCCG ATCTATCCGCTGATGAGTCGATTGAGGACATCGCCGAATCAGTGGATGAATTGCGAGAGAAGCTCGCCAACATGAAAAAGCTCATGGAAGAGCGGAAAGGCACGACACTGGGAGAAATTAGCGctcgaaaaagaaaagaaacttcCGACATAATAGAcggcaattttttatcttggaTTTTCGGATCAGTCCTCTTAGTAATCGTGAGCGTGAGCTTTTATGCCTTCTATAATCTTTATCACGCAGTGCTGAAGAAATTCCCGTCCCATCATacggaattataa
- the Shrb gene encoding charged multivesicular body protein 4, with amino-acid sequence MSFFSKVFGGKKEAAAPSTAEAIQKLRETEDMLIKKQEFLETKIDNEVLIAKKNASKNKRAAIQALKRKKRYEKQLQQIDGTLSTIEMQREALESANTNTAVLTTMKGAADAMKAAHQHMDVDQVHDMMDDIAEQQDVAREISDAISNPVAFGQDADEDELEKELEELQQEQLDKELLGIDTTTDELPAVPTSVPVAPSKTRTKAKPEEDEDLKELEAWAS; translated from the exons ATGAGCTTCTTCAGCAAAGTGTTTGGCGGCAAGAAAGAGGCAGCTGCTCCTTCGACGGCTGAGGCAATTCAGAAACTGCGTGAGACGGAGGATATGTTGATAAAGAAACAGGAATTTTTAGAGACTAAAATAGATAACGAAGTGTTGATAGCAAAGAAAAATGCGTCGAAAAATAAGCGAG CTGCTATCCAAgcgttaaaaagaaaaaagcgaTATGAAAAACAGTTACAGCAAATTGATGGTACGCTTTCTACAATTGAAATGCAAAGAGAAGCACTGGAGAGTGCAAACACAAATACTGCCGTTCTTACCACCATGAAGGGTGCTGCAGATGCAATGAAGGCTGCACATCAGCatat GGATGTTGACCAAGTGCACGATATGATGGATGACATAGCGGAACAACAAGATGTGGCCAGAGAAATTTCTGATGCCATATCTAATCCAGTTGCATTTGGCCAAGATGCAGATGAGGATGAATTAGAAAAAGAGTTGGAAGAACTGCAACAAGAACAGCTTGATAAAGAATTACTTGGCATCGATACAACGACAGATGAACTGCCAGCAGTACCGACCTCAGTTCCCGTTGCACCAAGCAAAACTCGCACAA aagCTAAGCCGGAAGAAGACGAGGATTTGAAAGAATTGGAAGCATGGGCATCGTAA